Proteins encoded together in one Triticum dicoccoides isolate Atlit2015 ecotype Zavitan chromosome 7B, WEW_v2.0, whole genome shotgun sequence window:
- the LOC119338798 gene encoding basic blue protein-like, translating to MPPSHRCRLLAVALLSVLLLWRPAGAAEYPVGDGINGWDTGTNYASWAQSRSFAPGDVLVFEYVKSQHNVYQVTEAAYRTCDPSAPGSVLATYDTGFDKVPLPEAKSYWFICEISGHCMGGMKLAVNVSAGSSGGGAPAPDTPPSPSAGAACRSSWVAWAAGLVVLGAVHVLVN from the exons ATGCCGCCGTCTCACCGCTGCCGGCTGCTGGCGGTGGCCCTGCTCTCCGTGCTGCTCCTGTGGCGGCCGGCCGGCGCGGCCGAGTACCCGGTCGGCGACGGCATCAACGGCTGGGACACCGGCACCAACTACGCCTCCTGGGCGCAGAGCCGCTCCTTCGCCCCCGGCGACGTCCTAG TGTTCGAGTACGTCAAGAGCCAGCACAACGTCTACCAGGTGACGGAGGCCGCGTACCGGACGTGCGACCCCTCCGCCCCCGGCTCCGTGCTCGCCACCTACGACACCGGCTTCGACAAGGTCCCTCTCCCGGAGGCCAAGAGCTACTGGTTCATCTGCGAGATCTCCGGTCACTGCATGGGCGGTATGAAGCTCGCCGTCAACGTCTCTGCGGGCTCTTCCGGAGGGGGTGCACCGGCGCCTGACACGCCGCCGTCCCCGTCAGCCGGTGCCGCTTGCCGGAGCAGCTGGGTGGCCTGGGCCGCCGGCTTGGTGGTGCTCGGCGCAGTGCACGTCTTGGTCAACTGA